The stretch of DNA CTTTTCATACATTTTTTCATGTTCTTTCCAATCATGCCTATAAACCAAGTAAAATGTTAAACACTCTTGAATTTAAATGTTTTGGGTATTAAAGTCAAAGATATACAATTGAAAATTAACAACATTATTCTGATTCAACTATACAAAAcatcatataaaaattaaataattcaacCATAAACTTGAAGGAGAACGGTATGAGGTAACAAGACTTGGATGAAAGAGACTATTgtaaataagaaaaacaaataaggaTAATAACAAGAAGAGCTACCACATATTTTACGAACAACACACTTGGTTGGAGGGTGGGAAAGTTTAGCCCCCTCTTGCTTGCCTTCCCCAACTAGTAGCGTTGGACTTCCATTAACCACCAAAATCCTCTAATTAATTGGTTAGGCGTAGTATAGCCTCTCTAGATAGTAATTCCCGTAAGAATTTTCAACCATTCTGGCAAAGCTTCAAtgacatcaaaattttgatattcAAAACTTTCAAGTTAGTGAAGTGTTGAAGTTGTTCGAAAAGTTGGGTTGTCGCATTATCACTTAGCTTGAGCCATCATCGATCGACTTAAGTTCAATAAGCTGAGGTGATAATTATATGAAGAGAATAAACTCATAAATCTACATGCATCCATTAATCATCAATTCTTTCAAGTTACTAAGGTCACTTAATAAATCAGCCAATGATCGTCTGAATAAATCAATGTCAAAAAATGATATAAGTTGGGTCAATTTTGCACATTTAGCATCAAATTAGGACAACGTTCTATCACATACTCAATTGAATGGCAACCTTCGAACCCACTTGGCAATTTTGTCAATTTATCACATCCAAGGACACTAAGTTTTTTAAGAGATCCAAAGAGATTTGAAGTGGTAAATTCATCCCATTGCTCTAGCTTCTTCATCCCATCAATATAGAGTTCCTCCAACTGTGGAAAGGCAAAAGAATTTCTCTGTAGGTTGGGGTCAATACCATAGAACTCATTCCCTATACTTCTAACATTGTTCATCCAAGTAATCTCAAGTTTCTTTAAGTTGGCCAATTGTCCAAGCATTGGAAGCACTTCACATTTAGAACAATCAAACAAACGTATCTCAActaaattttcaacaaaaatgtCATTAGGTAAGACTTCCCCTCCAAAGCCACTAATATTCAATGATTGAAGATTTTTGTGTGGTTGAAGTCCTTCCAACACTTGTACGAAATTGTGTTTGTCATATTCTACTCCATAAAATAAAGTCCATCGAAACAATAATCGacgcaatttttttttctccaccAATTTTGCAGCCATAGCTTCCTCTTTACTTTTCAACTTCTCAAGATTTGTAAGAATTAGTTCATCTTTGAGGTTTTTTAACGTCCCAAGCTCTTCAATTTTACATCCCTTCTCAAAACCAACTGCAAATCGAGATAATGTTTGGAGATGAATTAAGTTGCCCATATGTGAAGGCATTTGTTTCATACCGGGAACTACGTAAAATTCTAAATGTCTCAAATTaaccaattttctcaaattctcTGGCAATTCACTTTCTATATATCCAAGCTTTAACGTTTGCAAATTATATAGTAGACAAAGAGATTCTCGAAGATTCTTGAttatgtaacattttgaaaggTCAAGATATCTCAAATGTATCAACTTATCCAGTAAATATGGCAAATTATTAGCCCAAATCTTATCTTGTTTTAAAACACGCAAACGAAAAAAGTTGTCACAAACCTTGTATTGATTCTCTTCATCCCTGTAAACCAATGTGCGCAACTTTCCTGCACTTCTCCCACTCAAATTATTAGGATTTGATACCATATTTTGATTATTCGAAATTGCACAAGCAATATCATGCATTAGATCATGCATCTTAAAAGTAATAATTCTCTTATTCTCATCCCTTATAACATCTTGGAATAAGGAGCGGGACAATaagaagttgaagtactcttCTCCTATATCCTCCATTAccaaattctctctctcttgttGGGATTGAATAAAACCTTGTGCTATCCACATTTGGATTAGTTCATCTTTCTTAAAGTCATAATCTTGAGGAAAGTTTGAACAATAGGCAAAACATTGCTTCAATACAAGAAGTGGTAGAGAATCCACACTTAATTTTAGTATGGACAAAACAAAATCTCTGTCttcctttaaaatattttttgcaATGCTTTCAACTTTTGTGATCCAACTCTCATAATCTCCTTTTTCAAAGTCAACCTCTTCAAATTTTACTGCCCCTCCTAAAACCTTGGCAACAAGTGGTACACCACCCATTTTTCTAACCAACAAATCTTTCACAATCTCTATCTTTGAATTCATTGACAGTTGATTTACATTTGCACTTTCTTTGAACAATACCCAACATTGATCATCAGATAATTCTTTTAGATGATGAACGGAAACAGTATTCACCATAGTTGCGACTTCTACACTCCTTGTGGTCACCATAACACAATTTCCAGATTTTCCATTAATCTGCTTCAAACAGCCACTCAACTCATCCCACAAGCCATTATCTTTATCC from Benincasa hispida cultivar B227 unplaced genomic scaffold, ASM972705v1 Contig684, whole genome shotgun sequence encodes:
- the LOC120069921 gene encoding putative disease resistance protein RGA1; protein product: MAEFLWTFAVQEVLKKIVKFGAEQIGLAWGLEKEVSQLRNWLLKAETILADINKKKLHIASVRLWVEDLQDIVYEADDLLDELVYEHLRRAVEQTGKLREVCDSISLSKNPFLFRRKKAKQMKNITQALYKHYCEASPLGLVSDESATETEVTLAQIRETTSILDFKVRGREAEFQEILKLVIESSNEHEMSVISIVGMGGLGKTTLAKMVFNHDAIKGHFDKTIWVCVSKPFIVMKILEAIFQGSTNTCSGLNSKEALLKRLREAMQGKRYFLVLDDVWDKDNGLWDELSGCLKQINGKSGNCVMVTTRSVEVATMVNTVSVHHLKELSDDQCWVLFKESANVNQLSMNSKIEIVKDLLVRKMGGVPLVAKVLGGAVKFEEVDFEKGDYESWITKVESIAKNILKEDRDFVLSILKLSVDSLPLLVLKQCFAYCSNFPQDYDFKKDELIQMWIAQGFIQSQQERENLVMEDIGEEYFNFLLSRSLFQDVIRDENKRIITFKMHDLMHDIACAISNNQNMVSNPNNLSGRSAGKLRTLVYRDEENQYKVCDNFFRLRVLKQDKIWANNLPYLLDKLIHLRYLDLSKCYIIKNLRESLCLLYNLQTLKLGYIESELPENLRKLVNLRHLEFYVVPGMKQMPSHMGNLIHLQTLSRFAVGFEKGCKIEELGTLKNLKDELILTNLEKLKSKEEAMAAKLVEKKKLRRLLFRWTLFYGVEYDKHNFVQVLEGLQPHKNLQSLNISGFGGEVLPNDIFVENLVEIRLFDCSKCEVLPMLGQLANLKKLEITWMNNVRSIGNEFYGIDPNLQRNSFAFPQLEELYIDGMKKLEQWDEFTTSNLFGSLKKLSVLGCDKLTKLPSGFEGCHSIEYVIERCPNLMLNVQN